A single Bacteroidales bacterium DNA region contains:
- a CDS encoding radical SAM protein, with product MKILLIHPPNSKASIAPGRFEPLALEVLAALVPDHDVSILDLRIDTYRVLDDQIASFHPVIAGITVNNSIHVIQAKKLISYIHNRYPEMIQVVGGHHATMLPVDFRVPGIHAIFLGWAEKSFPAYIESFENGKPFDQIQGVEILDHGKVLFHNDNRYDLKASDIPYPRRDLVARYLKKYHSDMGFRTSLVNTTRGCANRCSFCSVWQAAGGRIIIRSAEDVFNEIASLPKFIPRVFFADDNTFLNPENALRLCRLIKEANIRKKYSGYCRSDTITRHPDMMREWREIGLDNLCVGFETTSDDQLNDLNKKNTLTNNEEAARILNDIGIPFRPHFLVDPGFKKEDFSRVIHYVTKNNLKSPIFPILTPIPGTKYHSEVKKNIILSYDYFDFAHAVVTTRLSPRGFYTEWIQLYFSSYPIRKNLKRFLLRNLARMTGNKDGVKMNSHIRLINLFLLRFVGIFLYLKLVRHYHYLEKNKQ from the coding sequence ATGAAGATACTCCTGATCCATCCTCCTAACAGCAAGGCAAGCATTGCTCCGGGAAGGTTCGAGCCTCTTGCACTGGAAGTCCTGGCCGCCCTTGTGCCGGATCATGATGTCAGCATACTCGACCTCAGGATTGATACGTACAGGGTTTTAGATGATCAGATTGCCTCATTTCATCCAGTCATTGCCGGAATAACCGTAAATAATTCCATCCACGTCATCCAGGCAAAAAAACTGATCTCCTATATCCACAACCGATATCCTGAAATGATTCAGGTGGTCGGGGGCCACCACGCAACCATGCTTCCTGTAGACTTCCGCGTTCCCGGTATCCATGCCATCTTCCTTGGCTGGGCCGAGAAAAGCTTTCCCGCGTATATTGAATCCTTTGAAAATGGCAAACCATTCGACCAGATTCAGGGTGTAGAAATACTTGACCACGGTAAAGTGCTGTTCCATAATGATAACCGGTATGATCTGAAAGCTTCCGATATTCCTTACCCCCGGAGGGACCTGGTGGCAAGGTACCTGAAGAAATACCACAGCGATATGGGTTTCCGGACATCCCTTGTCAACACGACCAGGGGATGCGCTAACCGTTGCTCCTTCTGTAGCGTGTGGCAGGCTGCCGGAGGACGGATCATCATCCGAAGCGCCGAAGATGTCTTCAATGAGATCGCCAGCCTGCCCAAATTCATTCCCCGGGTCTTTTTCGCAGATGATAATACCTTTCTGAATCCAGAGAACGCATTGAGGCTTTGCAGGCTGATCAAGGAGGCGAATATCCGGAAAAAATATTCCGGTTATTGCCGTTCCGATACCATCACGCGCCATCCCGACATGATGAGGGAATGGAGGGAGATCGGACTGGATAACCTCTGCGTGGGGTTTGAAACAACCAGCGATGATCAGCTGAACGATTTGAACAAGAAGAACACCCTTACGAACAATGAGGAGGCAGCCCGGATACTGAATGATATCGGGATACCCTTCCGCCCGCACTTTTTGGTCGATCCTGGTTTTAAGAAAGAAGACTTCAGCAGGGTAATACATTATGTGACAAAAAACAATCTAAAAAGCCCTATATTCCCTATCCTGACTCCAATTCCCGGGACAAAGTATCATTCCGAAGTGAAGAAAAATATTATTCTGAGCTATGATTATTTCGACTTTGCCCATGCCGTGGTAACGACACGGTTGTCACCCCGGGGCTTTTATACTGAATGGATACAGCTCTATTTTTCAAGTTATCCGATCCGGAAAAATCTGAAACGTTTCTTATTAAGGAACCTGGCAAGGATGACGGGAAATAAAGATGGCGTTAAGATGAACAGCCATATACGGCTGATCAACCTGTTCCTGTTACGGTTTGTTGGGATTTTCCTTTACCTCAAACTGGTCAGACACTATCATTACCTGGAAAAAAATAAACAATGA
- a CDS encoding T9SS type A sorting domain-containing protein, with product MKKTLLFLSLTVSFNLLLLPRASTQENMRVNLKDGTVIELAIDDIRKLTFDLNTGLAQHGALVQQLLKIKAYPNPARDHVNLDYALAVKGDVLLEVYTIGGSLRLNKSFGEQQPGEYQYRWNTTDVPSGLYVCRIRQNNEIVSEKVIVKK from the coding sequence ATGAAGAAAACACTTTTATTTTTATCCCTGACGGTATCGTTTAACCTGTTGTTGCTGCCAAGGGCATCAACACAGGAGAACATGCGCGTCAACCTGAAGGATGGCACCGTCATCGAACTAGCCATAGATGACATCCGGAAGCTTACCTTCGATCTTAATACCGGTCTGGCGCAGCACGGTGCGCTGGTGCAACAGCTGCTGAAAATCAAGGCCTACCCCAATCCGGCCCGCGATCATGTTAACCTGGATTACGCCCTTGCTGTCAAAGGAGATGTTCTTCTGGAGGTTTACACCATCGGCGGGAGCCTCCGCCTGAACAAGTCCTTTGGCGAACAACAGCCAGGGGAATACCAGTATCGCTGGAACACCACGGATGTGCCTTCAGGCCTGTATGTTTGCAGGATCAGGCAAAACAATGAAATTGTAAGTGAAAAAGTTATTGTTAAAAAGTAA
- a CDS encoding lamin tail domain-containing protein has protein sequence MMMMLANLAAQSLYIHKTDGSVITVPMNTIDSITFTGTTPVTNYAWMNEIYSRGTTEDPDWIEIYNNGDSDIDLTGFKIYDSGGQSGSKPKKEFPSGTVIPAGGFYVIVTDTEDESGFGLSGSGEEVWLENTASEVIDNVTFAALEEGQSYGRYPDGTENWQILYTVTRGAANSNLIPSVIELNELYSRGTSEDPDWVEIHNSSSADIDISGYKIYDPGGNTGTKPKMEFPSGSIVPANGWLVIVTDTDDPAGFGLSSGGDEVWLENTTGVVIDYVAIPSMETTQSYGRYPDGADNWQLLNTITKGTANMP, from the coding sequence ATGATGATGATGTTGGCCAATCTTGCCGCACAGAGCCTTTACATTCACAAAACCGATGGTTCGGTGATCACGGTTCCGATGAACACCATCGACAGCATCACATTTACAGGCACGACTCCGGTGACCAACTATGCCTGGATGAACGAGATCTATTCGCGCGGAACCACAGAGGATCCGGATTGGATTGAGATTTACAACAACGGTGACAGTGATATCGATCTTACGGGCTTCAAGATCTATGATTCGGGCGGACAATCCGGCAGCAAGCCCAAGAAAGAGTTCCCCTCCGGGACGGTCATCCCGGCTGGTGGTTTTTATGTGATCGTTACCGACACGGAGGATGAGAGCGGATTCGGACTGTCGGGCAGTGGCGAGGAGGTATGGCTGGAGAATACAGCAAGTGAAGTCATTGACAATGTGACTTTCGCCGCGCTGGAGGAAGGGCAGTCCTATGGCCGATATCCTGATGGAACCGAAAACTGGCAGATCCTTTATACAGTTACCAGGGGTGCAGCCAACAGTAACCTGATCCCCTCCGTCATCGAGCTCAACGAGCTCTATTCACGCGGAACATCGGAAGATCCCGATTGGGTGGAGATTCACAATTCTTCTTCCGCTGACATTGATATCAGCGGTTACAAGATCTATGATCCGGGTGGAAATACCGGTACCAAGCCGAAGATGGAATTCCCCTCCGGAAGCATTGTACCTGCCAATGGCTGGCTGGTGATCGTGACCGACACCGACGATCCGGCTGGTTTTGGCCTTTCGAGCGGCGGTGATGAAGTATGGCTGGAAAATACCACGGGTGTGGTGATTGATTATGTTGCGATCCCATCGATGGAAACCACCCAGTCGTACGGGCGTTACCCCGATGGCGCTGATAACTGGCAGCTGCTGAACACGATAACAAAAGGTACAGCCAATATGCCGTAA